A stretch of Amycolatopsis balhimycina FH 1894 DNA encodes these proteins:
- the rpmA gene encoding 50S ribosomal protein L27 gives MAHKKGASSSRNGRDSNAQRLGVKRYGGQEVNAGEILIRQRGTKFHPGVNVGRGGDDTLFALAAGAVQFGEKRGRKTVNIVVPAEA, from the coding sequence ATGGCTCACAAGAAGGGTGCGTCCAGCTCCCGCAACGGTCGTGACTCGAACGCGCAGCGCCTCGGCGTCAAGCGCTACGGCGGCCAGGAAGTCAACGCGGGCGAGATCCTGATCCGCCAGCGCGGCACCAAGTTCCACCCCGGCGTGAACGTCGGTCGTGGCGGCGACGACACGCTGTTCGCCCTGGCCGCCGGTGCGGTCCAGTTCGGCGAGAAGCGTGGCCGCAAGACGGTCAACATCGTCGTGCCGGCCGAGGCGTAA
- the obgE gene encoding GTPase ObgE, whose product MASRFVDRAVIHLTAGDGGNGCASVHREKFKPLGGPDGGNGGNGGDVLLVVDPNVHTLLDFHFRPHAKAGSGKMGQGGNRAGAAGETLIMKVPSGTVVFTEDGELVADLIGPGTTFVAAQGGRGGLGNASLSSKARKAPGFALLGEPGETRNLTLELRSVADVGLLGFPSAGKSSLISVLSAAKPKIADYPFTTLVPNLGVITGGDTVFTMADVPGLIPGASEGKGLGLDFLRHIERCAVLVHVVDCATLDPGRDPLSDVDALEAELAKYTPSLGGKLEERPRVVVLNKIDVPEAAELAEFVRPELEARGLQVFEVSTASRKGLRELTFALAAVVEKYREAQPVLEPEKIVLRPLAVDDSGFTVEVDPEEEGSFIVRGARPERWIRQTDFGNDEAVGYLADRLERLGVEEKLAKLGARPGSPVTIGDVQFDWEPSTPTVAMHLSGRGTDVRLERSDRIGATERKEARRVRRAGSDEFEDALDVEE is encoded by the coding sequence ATGGCGTCCCGGTTCGTGGACCGCGCGGTCATCCACCTGACCGCCGGTGACGGGGGCAACGGCTGCGCCTCGGTGCACCGCGAGAAGTTCAAGCCCCTCGGCGGCCCGGACGGCGGCAACGGCGGCAACGGCGGCGACGTCCTGCTGGTCGTCGACCCGAACGTGCACACCCTGCTCGACTTCCACTTCCGCCCGCACGCCAAGGCCGGCAGCGGCAAGATGGGCCAGGGCGGCAACCGCGCCGGCGCGGCGGGGGAGACGCTGATCATGAAGGTGCCGTCCGGCACCGTCGTGTTCACCGAGGACGGCGAGCTGGTCGCCGACCTGATCGGCCCGGGCACCACGTTCGTCGCCGCCCAGGGCGGCCGCGGCGGTCTCGGCAACGCCTCGCTGTCGTCGAAGGCCCGCAAGGCGCCCGGGTTCGCGCTGCTGGGGGAGCCGGGCGAGACCCGGAACCTGACGCTGGAGCTGCGCTCGGTCGCCGACGTCGGACTGCTCGGCTTCCCGTCCGCCGGCAAGTCGTCGCTGATCTCGGTGCTGTCCGCGGCCAAGCCGAAGATCGCCGACTACCCGTTCACCACGCTGGTGCCGAACCTCGGCGTCATCACCGGCGGCGACACGGTGTTCACGATGGCCGACGTGCCCGGCCTGATCCCCGGCGCGTCCGAGGGCAAGGGGCTCGGCCTCGACTTCCTCCGCCACATCGAGCGCTGCGCGGTGCTGGTGCACGTCGTCGACTGCGCGACGCTCGACCCCGGCCGCGATCCCCTGTCCGATGTGGACGCTCTGGAAGCCGAGCTCGCGAAGTACACGCCCAGCCTCGGCGGGAAGCTCGAGGAGCGGCCGCGGGTGGTCGTCCTCAACAAGATCGACGTCCCGGAGGCGGCCGAGCTCGCCGAGTTCGTCCGGCCGGAGCTGGAAGCCCGCGGCCTGCAGGTGTTCGAGGTTTCGACCGCGTCCCGCAAGGGCCTGCGGGAGCTGACCTTCGCGCTCGCGGCGGTCGTCGAGAAGTACCGCGAGGCGCAGCCGGTGCTGGAGCCGGAGAAGATCGTGCTGCGGCCTCTCGCCGTCGACGACTCCGGGTTCACCGTCGAGGTCGACCCCGAAGAAGAGGGCTCCTTCATCGTGCGCGGCGCGCGGCCGGAGCGCTGGATCCGCCAGACCGACTTCGGCAACGACGAGGCCGTCGGCTACCTCGCCGACCGGCTCGAGCGCCTCGGCGTCGAGGAGAAGCTGGCGAAGCTGGGTGCGAGGCCCGGCAGCCCGGTCACGATCGGTGACGTCCAGTTCGACTGGGAGCCGTCGACACCGACCGTCGCGATGCATCTGTCCGGGCGTGGCACCGATGTCCGGCTGGAGCGCAGCGACCGGATCGGCGCGACCGAGCGCAAGGAAGCCCGCCGGGTCCGGCGGGCGGGCTCGGACGAGTTCGAGGACGCCCTGGACGTCGAGGAGTGA
- the proB gene encoding glutamate 5-kinase: MSGTREAIAAARRLVVKVGSSALTTAGSGLDVARLDALVDAIAERVARETQIVLVSSGAIGAGLAPLSLGKRPRDLATQQAAASVGQLALAHAYAESFGRYSLTVGQVLLTSDDVVRRSHYRNAQRTFSRLLALGAVPVVNENDTVATEEIRFGDNDRLAALVAHLIGADALLLLSDVDGLYDGDPRNGATRKLTEVLSESDVDDISVGMSSSGLGTGGMVSKLAAARTAAGAGIPVLLAAASEASAALTSASPGTAFAPADTRLSARRFWLGYAADTTGRLRLDDGAVTAVVRRRRSLLAAGITGVEGDFQAGDVVDLVDAKDRPVARGVVAFDATELPELIGHSTPELPEEQRREVVHADDLVPLRR; the protein is encoded by the coding sequence GTGAGCGGCACGCGCGAAGCCATCGCGGCCGCGCGGCGGCTGGTGGTCAAAGTCGGCTCGTCGGCGCTGACCACCGCGGGCAGCGGGCTCGACGTCGCCCGGCTGGACGCGCTGGTCGACGCGATCGCCGAGCGCGTCGCCCGGGAGACCCAGATCGTGCTGGTGTCGTCGGGCGCGATCGGGGCCGGCCTGGCCCCGCTCTCGCTGGGCAAGCGGCCGCGTGACCTCGCCACGCAACAGGCGGCGGCGAGCGTCGGGCAGCTGGCGCTGGCGCACGCGTACGCCGAGTCGTTCGGGCGGTACTCGCTGACCGTCGGCCAGGTGCTGCTCACGTCCGACGACGTCGTCCGCCGTTCGCACTACCGGAACGCGCAGCGGACGTTCTCGCGGCTGCTGGCGCTGGGCGCGGTCCCGGTCGTGAACGAAAACGACACGGTGGCCACCGAAGAAATCCGCTTCGGCGACAACGACCGCCTGGCGGCGCTGGTGGCCCACCTGATCGGTGCCGACGCGCTGCTGCTGCTGTCCGATGTGGACGGACTGTACGACGGCGACCCGCGGAACGGCGCCACCCGCAAGCTGACCGAGGTCCTGTCCGAGTCCGATGTGGACGATATCTCGGTCGGCATGTCCAGCTCGGGCCTGGGCACGGGCGGCATGGTGTCGAAGCTGGCGGCGGCCCGCACGGCGGCCGGCGCGGGCATCCCCGTGCTTTTGGCGGCAGCTTCGGAAGCCTCGGCGGCGTTGACTTCCGCTTCCCCGGGAACAGCGTTCGCCCCGGCGGACACCCGCCTGTCGGCCCGCCGCTTCTGGCTGGGCTACGCGGCGGACACGACGGGCAGGCTCCGCCTCGACGACGGCGCGGTGACGGCGGTGGTCCGCCGCCGGAGGTCCCTGCTGGCGGCCGGCATCACGGGCGTGGAGGGCGACTTCCAGGCGGGCGACGTGGTGGACCTGGTGGACGCGAAGGACCGCCCGGTGGCCCGCGGGGTGGTGGCCTTCGACGCGACGGAACTCCCGGAGCTGATCGGCCACTCGACCCCCGAACTGCCGGAAGAGCAGCGCCGCGAGGTGGTCCACGCAGACGACCTGGTCCCCCTCCGCCGCTGA
- a CDS encoding SDR family oxidoreductase: MSIALVAGGTSGIGLATARRLHRQGYDVHVTGRGKERLHDVAASDPQLTGHQADGGDAEAMAALAGSLGTVDVLVVSLSGTEGMGPIDSLDLAMLRRAFDAKFWAHLTTIQAVLPHLAANGSITLLSAITARAAMAGTAGIGALNAAVEALVKPLAVELAPRRVNAVSPGVVDTAWWSGFPEEMRAGFFAQTAASIPARRVATADDVAEVVTLAATNANLTGTVLEADGGARLVSLG; this comes from the coding sequence ATGAGCATCGCTCTCGTCGCCGGCGGCACTTCGGGCATCGGCCTGGCGACCGCGCGGCGGCTGCACCGCCAGGGGTACGACGTCCACGTCACCGGACGCGGCAAGGAACGCCTCCACGACGTCGCGGCGAGCGACCCACAGCTGACCGGGCACCAGGCCGACGGCGGCGACGCCGAGGCGATGGCCGCGCTGGCCGGGTCGCTCGGGACGGTCGACGTCCTGGTGGTGAGCCTGTCGGGCACCGAAGGCATGGGGCCGATCGATTCGCTGGACCTCGCGATGCTGCGGCGGGCGTTCGACGCGAAGTTCTGGGCGCACCTGACCACCATCCAGGCCGTGCTGCCACACCTGGCCGCGAACGGCTCGATCACGCTGCTCAGCGCGATCACCGCCCGGGCGGCAATGGCGGGCACGGCCGGGATCGGCGCACTCAACGCGGCGGTCGAAGCCCTGGTCAAGCCGCTGGCGGTCGAACTGGCGCCGCGGCGGGTCAACGCCGTTTCGCCGGGCGTGGTCGACACGGCCTGGTGGAGCGGGTTCCCGGAGGAGATGCGGGCAGGGTTCTTCGCGCAGACGGCGGCTTCGATCCCGGCCCGCCGCGTCGCGACGGCCGACGACGTGGCGGAGGTGGTGACACTCGCGGCGACGAACGCCAACCTCACGGGAACGGTCCTCGAAGCCGACGGCGGCGCCCGCCTGGTCTCCCTGGGCTGA
- a CDS encoding TetR/AcrR family transcriptional regulator: MTDQSRPGRKRSEQSRLAILAATLELVAEAGYGALTIEGIAARSGVGKQTIYRWWPSKADVLLDALATKADLQIPIPDEGSFRADLAGFLGRTFELGEKSPVADTLRALMAQAQIDPEFGKRFREDFLFRRRDALGQIVDRARERGELPAGVGPGTVIDVVFGTLWYRLLATREPVGRGLAGELVTLLAGHGASTAEIR, from the coding sequence ATGACCGACCAGTCCCGCCCCGGCCGCAAGCGCAGCGAACAGAGCCGGCTGGCGATCCTCGCCGCCACACTCGAACTGGTGGCGGAGGCGGGCTACGGCGCGCTGACCATCGAAGGCATCGCGGCGCGCTCGGGCGTCGGCAAGCAGACGATCTACCGCTGGTGGCCGTCGAAGGCCGACGTCCTGCTCGACGCCCTGGCGACGAAGGCGGACCTGCAGATCCCGATTCCCGATGAGGGCTCGTTCCGCGCCGACCTGGCCGGCTTCCTGGGGCGCACCTTCGAGCTGGGCGAGAAATCGCCGGTCGCGGACACGCTGCGGGCGCTGATGGCGCAGGCCCAGATCGACCCGGAGTTCGGCAAGCGGTTCCGCGAAGACTTCCTCTTCCGCCGCCGGGACGCCCTCGGCCAGATCGTCGACCGCGCCCGCGAGCGCGGCGAACTCCCGGCCGGCGTCGGCCCCGGCACGGTGATCGACGTCGTGTTCGGCACGCTTTGGTACCGGCTCCTCGCGACGCGCGAACCGGTCGGCCGTGGCCTGGCCGGCGAGCTGGTGACGCTGCTAGCGGGTCACGGCGCCTCGACCGCCGAAATCCGGTAG
- a CDS encoding putative quinol monooxygenase has translation MIIVAGWLAVAPEARDAYLEGCAEAVRLAREAPGCLEYALGADLLDPGRVTVYERWESDEDLERFRGSGPSDEQAAQLLGASVARYRISAVEAP, from the coding sequence ATGATCATCGTGGCCGGCTGGCTCGCCGTGGCACCCGAGGCACGGGACGCCTACCTCGAAGGCTGCGCCGAAGCCGTGCGGCTGGCGCGGGAAGCACCCGGTTGCCTCGAGTACGCGCTGGGTGCCGACCTGCTCGACCCCGGCCGGGTCACGGTGTACGAGCGCTGGGAGTCCGACGAGGACCTCGAGCGCTTCCGCGGTTCCGGGCCGTCGGACGAGCAGGCGGCGCAGCTCCTCGGCGCCTCGGTGGCGCGCTACCGGATTTCGGCGGTCGAGGCGCCGTGA
- the argS gene encoding arginine--tRNA ligase, protein MQTADVTEELARRVVAAAGRALDVELTPEQALIQASPREGVDYQGNLAMSLGKRLGRPPREVAELIAAALELDGIADPPEIAGPGFLNFVLRREWLEARTGALLGDPRLGVPETTAPRRVALDYSSPNVAKEMHVGHLRSSVIGDALARLLRFAGHEVLPHNHLGDWGTPFGMLIEHLLDVPAGQRAIADLDAFYREARRKFDSDEAFATRARTRVVKLQSGDEDTLAVWQELVDESTRHFNEVYALLGISLTDKDIYGESFYNPYLASVVEDLETAGLTEVSDGAVCVFPEGFRNREGARLPLIVRKRDGGYGYAATDLATVRYWTAERGATDLLYVVGTPQAQHFAMLFAICREAGWLTGHAEHIGFGTVLGADGKTMRTRAGKTIKLADLLTEAVTQAAAVVAERSELDAAAQAEVARAVGIGAVKYADLSGDRERDYVFAWDRMLAKEGNTSVYLQYAHARTRSILRKAGGLPDDTSVRLEAPEERALALKLLRFGEALKAATSGYAPHKLCTYLYETAVAFSRFFEECPILKASSPELRASRLRLTTLTSQTLALGLSLLGIEAPERL, encoded by the coding sequence GTGCAGACCGCCGACGTTACCGAGGAGCTGGCGCGCCGCGTGGTGGCCGCCGCCGGCCGGGCGCTGGACGTCGAACTGACGCCGGAGCAGGCGCTGATCCAGGCGTCGCCGCGCGAAGGCGTCGACTACCAGGGCAACCTCGCGATGAGCCTGGGCAAGCGGCTCGGCCGTCCGCCGCGCGAGGTCGCCGAGCTGATCGCCGCGGCGCTGGAGCTCGACGGGATCGCCGATCCGCCCGAAATCGCCGGGCCGGGCTTCCTGAACTTCGTGCTGCGCCGGGAATGGCTCGAAGCGCGCACCGGCGCGCTGCTCGGCGATCCGCGTCTCGGCGTGCCGGAAACCACGGCGCCGCGGCGGGTCGCGCTCGACTACAGCAGCCCGAACGTGGCGAAGGAGATGCACGTCGGGCACCTTCGCTCGTCGGTGATCGGTGACGCGCTCGCCCGCCTGCTGCGGTTCGCCGGCCACGAAGTGCTGCCGCACAACCACCTCGGCGACTGGGGCACGCCGTTCGGGATGCTCATCGAGCACCTTCTCGACGTCCCCGCGGGGCAACGCGCGATCGCCGACCTCGACGCCTTCTACCGCGAAGCACGCCGGAAGTTCGACAGCGACGAAGCGTTCGCGACGCGGGCGCGCACCCGCGTCGTCAAGCTGCAGAGCGGCGACGAAGACACACTCGCCGTGTGGCAGGAACTCGTCGACGAGTCGACCCGGCACTTCAACGAGGTCTACGCGCTGCTCGGGATTTCCTTGACGGACAAGGACATCTACGGCGAAAGCTTCTACAACCCGTACCTCGCTTCGGTCGTCGAGGACCTGGAAACGGCCGGTCTCACCGAAGTCAGCGACGGCGCGGTCTGCGTGTTCCCCGAAGGGTTCCGCAACCGCGAAGGCGCCCGGCTGCCCCTGATCGTCCGCAAACGCGACGGCGGCTACGGATACGCCGCCACGGACCTCGCGACGGTCCGGTACTGGACAGCCGAGCGCGGCGCGACCGACCTGCTCTACGTCGTCGGAACGCCGCAGGCGCAGCACTTCGCGATGCTGTTCGCGATCTGCCGCGAGGCGGGCTGGCTGACCGGGCACGCCGAGCACATCGGGTTCGGGACGGTGCTCGGCGCGGACGGCAAGACCATGCGGACCCGCGCCGGCAAGACGATCAAGCTGGCCGACCTGCTCACCGAAGCCGTGACGCAGGCCGCGGCGGTCGTCGCCGAACGCAGTGAGCTCGACGCGGCGGCGCAGGCTGAAGTCGCCCGCGCGGTGGGCATCGGCGCGGTCAAGTACGCGGACCTGTCCGGCGACCGCGAACGCGACTACGTCTTCGCGTGGGACCGGATGCTGGCCAAGGAGGGCAACACCTCGGTGTACCTCCAGTACGCGCACGCGCGCACGCGGTCGATCCTCCGGAAGGCGGGCGGCCTGCCCGACGACACCAGCGTACGGCTGGAAGCCCCAGAGGAACGGGCGCTGGCCCTGAAGCTCCTCAGGTTCGGCGAAGCACTGAAGGCGGCGACGAGTGGTTACGCGCCACACAAGCTCTGTACGTACCTCTACGAGACGGCGGTCGCGTTTTCCCGGTTCTTCGAGGAGTGCCCCATCCTGAAGGCATCTTCACCGGAGTTGCGGGCGTCCAGGTTGCGGCTGACTACGCTCACCTCGCAGACGCTCGCGCTCGGGCTCTCCCTGCTCGGCATCGAAGCGCCCGAACGGCTCTGA
- a CDS encoding MFS transporter, producing the protein MTESTVRASQRHRLPVRKLFAASAGNALEWFDWTIYATFSIYFAGAFFPSGNDTLALINTFAAYALAFFFRPLGGVLLGRFADTRGRKPAMILTILLMAGGSVAIGLLPTFAQVGWLAPILLLLARIAQGLSLGGEVSNASAYLGEIAPPERRGRYSAFFYISTGSAVLVATVLGFVLARTLDKAQLSSWGWRLPFLLGGVFGLIGLWLRRSLAETELFEQTKTKARKIERPLLTTLTHHPRAVGRLVGFTMLSTLCYYTFFSALTSFAVKNRHAGADAVFLALSVATALFIALQYPLGALSDRVGRKPQLLVWSGATAVVVVPLSTLIGPGVGGLLVVFCVGLGLYTAMTSIAPAIMSELFPTELRGLGIGAWYNLTVAIFGGTAPLLITLFGSVSPTLYFWYVAAGAAIAFAVILTLPETKGTELR; encoded by the coding sequence ATGACCGAGTCCACCGTCCGGGCGTCGCAGCGCCACCGGCTGCCGGTGCGCAAGCTGTTCGCGGCGAGCGCGGGCAACGCGCTGGAGTGGTTCGACTGGACGATCTACGCGACGTTCAGCATCTACTTCGCCGGTGCGTTCTTCCCCTCCGGGAACGACACGCTCGCTCTGATCAACACGTTCGCCGCCTACGCGCTGGCGTTCTTCTTCCGGCCGCTCGGCGGTGTCCTGCTCGGGCGCTTCGCCGACACCCGCGGCCGGAAGCCCGCCATGATCCTCACCATCCTGCTCATGGCGGGCGGGTCGGTGGCGATCGGCCTGTTGCCGACGTTCGCGCAGGTCGGCTGGCTCGCGCCGATCCTGCTGCTGCTCGCCCGCATCGCGCAGGGGCTGTCGCTCGGCGGCGAGGTGTCGAACGCGTCGGCGTACCTGGGCGAAATCGCGCCGCCGGAGCGTCGCGGGCGGTACTCGGCCTTCTTCTACATCTCGACCGGCTCGGCGGTGCTCGTCGCGACGGTGCTCGGCTTCGTGCTGGCCCGGACGCTGGACAAGGCGCAGCTCTCGTCGTGGGGCTGGCGGCTGCCGTTCCTGCTGGGCGGCGTCTTCGGCCTGATCGGGTTGTGGCTGCGCCGCAGCCTCGCCGAAACCGAACTGTTCGAGCAGACGAAGACCAAGGCGCGGAAGATCGAACGGCCGCTGCTGACGACGCTGACCCACCACCCGAGGGCCGTCGGCAGGCTCGTCGGCTTCACGATGCTGTCGACCCTTTGCTACTACACGTTCTTCAGCGCGCTCACCTCCTTCGCGGTGAAGAACCGGCATGCCGGCGCCGACGCCGTCTTCCTCGCGCTTTCGGTCGCCACCGCGTTGTTCATCGCGTTGCAGTACCCGCTCGGGGCGTTGTCGGACCGGGTCGGGCGGAAGCCGCAGCTGCTGGTCTGGTCCGGGGCGACCGCGGTCGTCGTCGTCCCGCTGTCCACTTTGATCGGTCCCGGCGTCGGCGGCCTGCTCGTGGTGTTCTGCGTCGGGCTCGGGCTGTACACCGCGATGACGTCGATCGCGCCGGCCATCATGAGCGAACTGTTCCCCACCGAACTGCGCGGCCTGGGCATCGGAGCCTGGTACAACCTGACCGTCGCGATCTTCGGCGGCACCGCCCCGCTGCTCATCACGCTGTTCGGCAGCGTGTCGCCGACGCTCTACTTCTGGTACGTCGCCGCCGGCGCCGCGATCGCGTTCGCGGTGATCCTCACGCTGCCGGAGACCAAGGGCACCGAGCTGCGGTAA
- a CDS encoding RecQ family ATP-dependent DNA helicase: MDTTSTTSALRDRAETLLRALAGDSAKLREDQWTAIEALVAQRRRALVVQRTGWGKSAVYFLATALLREQGSGPTVIVSPLLALMRNQISAAARAGIHAATMNSANPQEWDHVQAAVAAGEVDVLLVSPERLNNPDFRDNVLPKLTASTGLLVVDEAHCISDWGHDFRPDYRRLRTLLGDLPDGVPVLATTATANDRVVTDVAEQLGLGTGADTLVLRGSLDRESLRLAVCRLPTSQARLAWLADHLAELPGSGIIYTLTVAAAHDVASLLKDRGYPVAAYTGKTDPADRQAAEDDLLGNRVKALVATSALGMGFDKPDLGFVVHLGAPSSPIAYYQQVGRAGRGVERAEVVLLPGEEDKAIWAYFGSLAFPDELRVTQVLNTLAYADRPLSTAALEPSVELSRSRLEMVLKVLDVDGAVRRVKGGWESTGGDWQYDRGRYQRVAEARDREQEAMLGYLATGGCRMEYLRHQLDDPEAVPCGRCDNCTGRHWDTSVADEVVDATRERLQRPGVEVTPRKQWPTGMSSLDVPVSGRISADDQAEPGQVLGRLTDVGWGNRLRELVGPQAADAEVPDSVFKACVQVLAGWQWAQRPVAVVAVPSSTRPQLVYSLATRLAEVGRLDFLGALDAEGPPPRQANSAQRLADLWRRLSMPADLAASLPAGPILLVDDVIDTGWTMTLATRLLRRAGAPAVLPFALASTA; this comes from the coding sequence GTGGACACGACCAGCACCACCTCAGCCCTCCGCGACCGCGCCGAGACCCTCCTCCGGGCATTGGCCGGCGATTCGGCGAAGCTGCGCGAAGACCAGTGGACGGCCATCGAAGCCCTGGTCGCGCAGCGGCGTCGCGCGCTGGTCGTGCAACGCACCGGGTGGGGCAAGTCGGCGGTGTACTTCCTGGCCACGGCGTTGCTGCGGGAACAGGGCAGCGGGCCGACGGTCATCGTCTCGCCGCTGCTCGCCCTGATGCGCAACCAGATCTCGGCGGCGGCCCGGGCCGGGATCCACGCGGCGACCATGAACTCCGCGAACCCGCAGGAGTGGGACCACGTGCAGGCGGCGGTCGCGGCCGGCGAGGTGGACGTCCTGCTGGTCAGCCCCGAACGGCTGAACAACCCGGACTTCCGCGACAACGTCCTGCCGAAGCTGACCGCGAGCACCGGGCTGCTGGTGGTCGACGAGGCGCACTGCATTTCCGACTGGGGCCACGACTTCCGGCCGGACTACCGGCGGCTGCGCACCCTGCTGGGTGATCTTCCGGACGGCGTCCCGGTGCTGGCGACCACCGCGACCGCGAACGACCGCGTGGTCACCGACGTCGCCGAGCAGCTGGGCCTCGGCACCGGCGCGGACACCCTGGTGCTGCGCGGCAGCCTCGACCGGGAAAGCCTGCGGCTGGCGGTGTGCCGGCTGCCGACGTCGCAGGCGCGGCTGGCCTGGCTCGCGGACCACCTGGCCGAGCTGCCCGGTTCCGGGATCATCTACACCCTGACCGTCGCGGCGGCGCACGACGTCGCGTCCCTGCTGAAGGACCGCGGCTACCCGGTGGCGGCCTACACCGGGAAGACCGACCCGGCCGACCGGCAGGCGGCCGAGGACGACCTGCTCGGCAACCGGGTCAAGGCCCTGGTGGCGACGTCCGCGCTGGGCATGGGGTTCGACAAGCCGGACCTCGGGTTCGTCGTGCACCTCGGCGCGCCGTCGTCGCCGATCGCGTACTACCAGCAGGTCGGCCGCGCCGGGCGCGGCGTGGAGCGTGCCGAGGTCGTGCTGCTGCCCGGTGAGGAGGACAAGGCGATCTGGGCGTACTTCGGGTCGCTGGCCTTCCCCGACGAGCTGCGGGTGACCCAGGTGCTGAACACGCTCGCGTACGCCGACCGTCCACTCTCGACGGCCGCGCTCGAGCCGTCGGTCGAGCTTTCGCGGTCCCGCTTGGAAATGGTGCTCAAGGTGCTGGACGTCGACGGCGCGGTCCGGCGCGTGAAGGGCGGCTGGGAGAGCACGGGCGGGGACTGGCAGTACGACCGCGGGCGCTACCAGCGGGTCGCGGAGGCACGTGACCGCGAGCAGGAGGCGATGCTCGGGTACCTCGCGACCGGCGGCTGCCGGATGGAGTACCTGCGGCATCAGCTCGACGACCCCGAGGCGGTGCCGTGCGGGCGCTGCGACAACTGCACGGGCCGGCACTGGGACACGTCGGTGGCCGACGAGGTCGTCGACGCGACGCGGGAACGCCTGCAGCGGCCGGGCGTCGAGGTCACGCCGCGGAAGCAGTGGCCGACCGGGATGTCCTCTTTGGACGTTCCGGTGTCCGGCCGGATCTCCGCCGACGACCAGGCCGAGCCGGGCCAGGTGCTGGGGCGGCTCACCGATGTCGGCTGGGGCAACCGGCTGCGGGAGCTCGTCGGTCCGCAGGCGGCGGACGCGGAGGTGCCCGACTCGGTGTTCAAGGCGTGCGTCCAGGTGCTCGCCGGCTGGCAGTGGGCGCAACGGCCGGTGGCGGTCGTCGCCGTGCCGTCGTCGACGAGGCCGCAACTGGTGTACAGCCTGGCGACGCGGCTGGCCGAGGTCGGCAGGCTGGACTTCCTCGGCGCACTCGACGCGGAGGGCCCGCCCCCACGCCAGGCGAACAGCGCACAACGGCTGGCCGACCTGTGGCGGCGGCTGAGCATGCCGGCCGACCTCGCGGCGTCCTTGCCCGCCGGTCCGATCCTGCTGGTCGACGACGTCATCGACACGGGCTGGACGATGACGCTCGCCACGCGTCTGCTGCGACGGGCCGGGGCGCCCGCGGTGCTGCCGTTCGCGTTGGCCAGCACGGCCTGA
- the nadD gene encoding nicotinate-nucleotide adenylyltransferase yields the protein MGGTFDPVHHGHLVAASEVQSRFGLDEVIFVPTGQPWQKTSRQVTKAEHRYLMTVIATASNPVFSVSRVDIDRGGQTYTVDTLRDLHAEHPEDELFFITGADALEQILTWHKADELFDLAHFIGVTRPGYRLNSHHLPSGRVSLVEVTAMSISSTGCRDRVERGEPVWYLVPDGVVRYIVKNDLYRKSD from the coding sequence ATGGGCGGCACGTTCGACCCCGTGCACCACGGCCACCTCGTCGCGGCCAGCGAGGTCCAGTCCCGGTTCGGGCTCGACGAAGTGATCTTCGTCCCGACCGGGCAGCCGTGGCAGAAGACCAGCCGCCAGGTGACCAAGGCCGAGCACCGTTACCTGATGACGGTGATCGCGACCGCGTCGAACCCGGTGTTCTCGGTCAGCCGCGTCGACATCGACCGCGGCGGCCAGACCTACACCGTCGACACCCTGCGCGACCTGCACGCCGAGCACCCCGAGGACGAGCTCTTCTTCATCACCGGCGCCGACGCGCTGGAGCAGATCCTGACCTGGCACAAGGCCGACGAGCTGTTCGACCTCGCGCACTTCATCGGCGTCACGCGCCCCGGCTACCGGCTCAATTCGCACCACCTGCCCAGCGGCAGGGTGAGCCTGGTCGAGGTCACGGCGATGTCGATTTCGTCCACCGGCTGCCGCGACCGGGTCGAGCGCGGGGAGCCGGTCTGGTACCTCGTGCCCGACGGCGTCGTCCGCTACATCGTCAAGAACGACCTGTACCGGAAGAGCGACTGA
- the rsfS gene encoding ribosome silencing factor, giving the protein MAATSEARELAVAAAHAAADKKASDVVVLDVSEQLVITDAFVIASASNERLVGAIVDNVEEKLRESGHKPVRREGAREGRWVLLDYVDVVVHVQHVEERTFYGLERLWKDCPRIEVAGLEEPPADEDPDVP; this is encoded by the coding sequence GTGGCAGCCACGTCCGAGGCACGAGAGCTGGCCGTAGCGGCCGCCCACGCGGCGGCGGACAAGAAGGCCAGCGACGTCGTCGTGCTGGACGTGTCCGAGCAGCTTGTCATCACCGACGCCTTCGTCATCGCCTCCGCCTCCAACGAGCGCCTGGTCGGCGCCATCGTCGACAACGTCGAGGAGAAGCTGCGGGAGAGCGGCCACAAGCCGGTCCGCCGCGAAGGCGCCCGCGAAGGGCGCTGGGTGCTGCTCGACTACGTCGACGTAGTCGTGCACGTCCAGCACGTCGAGGAGCGCACGTTCTACGGCCTCGAGCGGCTGTGGAAGGACTGCCCGCGCATCGAGGTGGCCGGACTCGAGGAGCCACCCGCCGACGAGGACCCGGACGTTCCGTGA